Genomic segment of Oncorhynchus tshawytscha isolate Ot180627B linkage group LG13, Otsh_v2.0, whole genome shotgun sequence:
AtaaagggtgtcaatcatttctgaccccactgtatatttaaTATGTTCACACTCTTCAGTGTGGGAGAAACATCTTCAAACACGTTGGTTACACAGATATCACATGGATGTCCTCATTTTTCACTAAACAAGCACGCCTAGGGTACATGCAACTCATACAGTGACAACCATACTGCTGCATTGATGTGCATTtcttatttaaatattttttttgtcttgttttggcAGGCAAATAAATTCCAAACATGCACAATAGGAATTCTGGGAGATGTTTTTTCTAGTTCTCTTCTTAATACTCTAGTCTGATGTTAAATCTCATTGACCAAACAATTGAGTCAAAAAATAACATTCCTATTAAATAATTTTAATAGATAACAGAGGACGATTTTCAAACTCATCCTCTAAAATAAGCAGTTATATCAAAGGTTGCACATGAGACCGTAGCCTATGGCTTCTTGTTTGATTGGAAATTCGTAGTAACCCAGAATTCCTACAGAGGAATGCTGTACCTCAGTCAGCAGCACGTGTGATGTGTCACAATGACAACATACAATTTTACCCCAAACTCTCACATGAAATGTTAGTGTCTCACTTGgtacacacacaaaaccacacacactaCTTTATTTATTAATACACACAAGTACTTTATGTGGATCTGCACAGGTACACATATGCACATAGCATCATTATGTCACTAATTTGTAGGTAGGCTACATATACTTATTCTCACAACGAGTCATACCAAAAACAAACAAAGTTCAGGCACAAAGTCACTTGGATTCAATTACAACCTCACAAAAACCCTGCGCTCCCGGAAACTAAAACACCAACCAACTAAACATGGGGGATATGTAAGAATGATAATCATGACAAACAACAAAAAGGAAACTAATCAAAAACAAAATCCATCAAAGGAAATATTTATATCCATGTTTGATTTTAGGGTTAATGCTTAATATTGCTCTGCGTAATAAAATActtatattacaaaaaaatataataGCATGTCATGATAATCAATTGCTTACAAAATCTCGAGTACAGTGATAGTATAATTGATCAGTGTTTGCAAAACAGGACAAAATAATAGAGGAAACTCACAATGCACCAAACACAATTCATGGTCGCCACAGCAACTCGCCATGCAGTTGAGCATGGTGAATAAAGGCAACGGTCAAAAATAAAATTGCTAATGGCAACCATCACAGGCAATATTGCCACAGCAACCAACACAGGCCAATTAACTTACAACGCTGTGAGAGGAAGGGGTTTTTAGCGGTTGCTAGGCAACCATAGCCACGTAGTCTCCACGATATATGTATGGACAGGACAGTCTTGACTGTGGTATGATGTTTTTTCAGGAAAATGACATATGACAcagcacaaaaacaataaataaaaagtaCAAAATAAATTAATAACGTATAATAGTTATTGTCTTCAACCCAATCATACAACACTTGCTATATTTGTCTGGACTATTTAAAATCTACTTTTGAATAATTAAACATTTTGTCAACCCTTTTGTCATGGCAGTGTTATGGCCATATCTCAACAAACCAAGTAGTCCTATGATTTTGTCTAAATGTTTTAAACAACTACTGCTTTTAGAAGACTGGCACCTCACTCACATGTGGATCTGGGTcacttacactatatatacaaaagtatgtgggcaccccTTCAAATCAGTGGATTCTGCTTTGCAGCCACAGCCGTTGTTGACAGGTGTTTAAAaccgagcacaccgccatgcaatctccatagacaaacattggcagtagaattgcccgtactcaagagctcagtgacattcaacgtggcaccatcataggatgccaccattccaacaagtTATTTcgcaaatttctgccctgttagtgCTGCTCCGTTCAaccgtaagtgctgttattgtgaagtggaaacgtctaggagcaacaacgtctcagccgcaaagtggtaggccacacaacctcacagaaaAGGGCCGCGTAGcacgtctgtccttggttgcaacactcactaccaagttccaaactgcctctggaagcaacgtcagcaatagaactgttcgtcgggagcttcatgaaatgggtttccatggctaagGAACCACACACaaccctaagatcaccatgcgcaatgccaagcgttggctgcaGTGGTGTAATGCTcaccgtcattggactctggaccagtggaaacgcgttctctggagtgatgaatcacgcttcaccatctggcagttcgacggaggaatctgggtttggcagatgccaggagaacactacctgccccaatgcatagtggcaactgttaagtttggtggaggaggaataatggtctgtggctgtttttcatagttcaggctaggccccttagttccggtgaagggaaattttaacactacagcatacaatgacattctagacgattctgtgcttccaactttgtggcaacagtttggggaaggccctcgCTGGTtccgcatgacaatgcccccgtgcacaaagcgaagtcaATACAGAAATGTATATTTGTCATGATCGgtatgcacagagccctgacctcaaacccatctaacacctttttagatgaattggaacaccgaatGCGTTCCAAGCCTAATTGCCcatcatcagtgcccgaccttgtggctaaatggaagtccccacagaaatgttaaaacatctagtggaaagtcttcacagaagagtggaggctgttgtagcagcaaagaggggaccaactctatattaacgcccatgattttggaatgagatgttcgacgagcaggtgtccacatacctttggtcatgcaGTGTATTTTATCACAGTTGATCATTTTAATACTGATCTTCCACAAAATTAAAACATAAAATTCTCCCTTTATCCCATAACGCCCTTAAGACaccgaagccagttccactgcattttttcattgttGCCCTCTAATCAGatactgatttagacctgggacagcgGTTGGGTGCAATTCAttctcaggtagaacagaaaaccagcaggcttcGGCCCTCTTAGGTTATAAGATGAAGAACCCTGCCATAACCTACCTTTAATAGTTTCCACTCCCTGTCAATCGCCCTGACCATCCATCTCACCCTTCATTCTCATCCCACCTTGCTCACCTCATTTAGTAGGGTCGGTTGGCATCCTTGGGCCTCTTAAGCTGCACCTTGAGTCTCTTCATGCCAATCTGGAAACCATTCATGGCCTGAATTGCTGTCTGAGCACTGGACGGGTTGTCAAAACTCACAAAACCTGAAGAGAAGCAAACAGTTATAGACAATTCTGTGAAAGTATTAATACTACAAGAAGGGAGCAATCCTTCCCAGCACTGCCTCCTCAATATCATCATTGACTGTGTTCCCAAtgtggcacactattccctatgggccctggtcaaaagtattgtacTACATAGGGTACattgtgtcatttgggacgcattcgTTGTCATCGCCGTCACTCACCAAAGCACTTGCTCTGATTGGTGGCACGGTCAACAAAGACCTTTGCTGAGATGACGTTGCCGAAGGGGATGAACATTTGCAGCATCTCTGAGTCAGTGAACTCCTGAGGCAGGTGATAGATGAAGATGTTACACCCCTCAGGCCCTGAGAAGAAGAATACAGTGCAAGTTTAGACCATCAAGGCTCCCTGAGGGGTTCTTACGTGACTTGAGATTATCAGGATGAGGGAGTGATTGAGGCAGTGTAAACTTTGTGGGAAACCAACATTGAAAATAGTCAAAAGTGAGAATTCATAGGAGGGAGGACAAGTAGGTAGAAATTACCTTCTCGTTGCTGCAGTTGCTGAGGCTGCTGATGTTGCTGTGCAAGcattgtgtgttggtgtgggaATGGCTGCCCTACCATTCCATAGGCAGCAGGGTACGTTGCTGTGGGTGTGTTCGCATAAGTAAACATTAAGGACTGTTGAGAGGGCATTTCAAACCTAAAATTTCCTCTGGGAAATTTTAAGGACTCAAGCGGACTCACTACTGTCCCACCTGTGTAGTGCTGCATCCCTGCGTACGCTTGCTGAATAGGATCCAAAACTGGActctgagctgagagagagaatcAAAGAGAAAAATAACAGCATGATTTATCAACTGCTGTACAAACAAGCTTTTTGGAGGATGAGTACATGCTCTAAATGGCATTGGGTGCCGTGCACCAGGATTCTTAGTAAACAAACCAAAATCCTAGATAAGGTTCATTGGATTACATTTTCATAATGATACTCTTGACTTTCATCGGGTTGAGTGAGATACCTTGGTAAGAATGAACTCCATTGGTGTACAGGGTTTCAGATACTGACTGTCCATTGGGTGGAGCTGGCACTGGAGGGTAGCTGAGTGGTGGAGGCAGAGCAGGCACTGGTGTGGCTGACATGGTGGGCGGAGTGCTGGTCCCTGCACAGGAAGAGCATtcggggacagacagacatagtcaAACAAACACAATAACAAATGCAATAAAATAGTATCATAGGCAGAAATATATGGGGCAAAGACTAGAAAaactaaatatatactgtataaagaaTAAAGAGAAACTGTGAGACGAGCAGAGAATCCTGTAGGAGGGGATGAAGTGGTGGAGGATGAGAGCTTCTTATCACCTGAGGTAGTGAGTGATGCGATGGGCGTGGCCATGAGGCTGCTGGGGTTGAGGGCAGCCAACTGCTGCATGGTGATGGTGGATACAGGAGACAAATACGCAGACTGGGCCACCAGAGCCTGCTGCTGCACCAGCTACAAAgaatgtagagagaaagagggagtccTTCGATGTCATTCACTGTCagtatgcgtcccaaatggcaccatattccccatatacagtatattcggAAATTATTCATAGCCCTAGACTTTTTCCCCAAAaatgttacgttacatccttattctaaaatgtatgcatttttgcaaatgtattaaaaatgaaaagtattcagaccctttactcagtactttgttcaagcacctttggcagcagttacagccttgagtcttcttgggtatgacgctacaagcttggcacaccagtatttggggagtttctcctattcttatcttcagatcctctcaagctctgtcatgttggatggggagcgtcgctgcattgctattttgaggtctctccagagatgtttgatcgggttcaagtccaggctctggctgggccatacaaggacattcagagacttgtcctgaagccactcctgcattgtcttagctgtgtgcttagggttgttgtcctgttggaaggtgaatcttctccccagtctgaggtcctgagaactctggagcaggttttcatcaaggatctctctgtactttgctctgttcatcttttccttgatcctgactcgtctcccagtccctgccgctgaaacacatccccacagcatgatgctgccacccaccatgcttcactgtgccaagtttcctccagatgtgactcttggcattcaggcctaagagttcaatctagggttcatcagaccagagaatcttgtttaggaGCAAACTCCAAGCaaagtctggccactctaccataaaggcctgattggtggagagctgcagagatggttgtccttctggaaggttctcctatctccacataggaactctggagctctgtcaaagtgaccatcgggttcttagtcacctccctgacgaaggcccttctcccccgattagtcttggtggttccaaacttcttccagttaagaatgatggaggccactgtgttcttcgggaccttcaatgctgtacaaatgttttggtatccaTCCCTagctctgtgcctcgacacaatcatgtctcggagctcaacagacaattccttcaacctcatggcttggtttttgctctgacatgcactgtcaactgtgggaccttttctAGACaagtgtatgcctttccaaatcatgtccaatcaattgaatttacaacaggtggactccaatcaagttgtagaaaacatctcaaggatgatcaatggaaacaggatgcaccggagctcaatttcaagtctcatagcaaagggtctgaatacttatgtaaataagctatttctgttttaaaatgttgaatacatttgcaaacatttctaaaaacctgttttcgctttgtcattattcggtattgtctgtagattcaTATGGATTTTtcttaataaggctgtaacgtaacaaattgtgtaAAAAgttaagaggtctgaatactttctgaatgcactgtagtgcactacttttgacccatataagaaatagggtgccatttgggacattacCATTTTACTACAACTAGTGTGTTGGCCTGCGTATTACAATATCTGCATAATGCCTGTGTTTGGGGTTCAGTACTACTAGTACTCACTACCTGTGTGTAGGCATTGTAAGCCCCGAGGTGTAAGGTCATGGGACTGATGACCCCCAGCTGGGACGCCACCTGCTGCATGcgccttatccctctctctttctcagagtCAGCGAACTTCACCACCAGGCTGGAGGAGGCACCCTGCAGGGAGAGATTACAGATATTACACAGCAAAAATGACACACATCTCTGTAACCAAATGACCTATATCACTAACACGAGGACTGATGAGGGCATTCCACAAATATGTTCTCAACTCCTATAAATTACAGTAGGCCATGGAGTGTTTGTGTAGGAGGAGGTCTGACGGTAGCAGTGTTTAACTGTTGATGAGTCCCTAtgttgtgtgagtgagtgaaagagagaaagagactgaccGGTAGAGTGCGGCTCCCATGCAGAGTGCTGATGGCTGCCGCAGCCTCTACGTTGTTCTGGTACTTCACAAAGGCACAGCCTACAAAACATGACACATCGTCAAACCCTGGCCTCCCCTCACGTGACACAACATATCCCTAGAAAATGCATCAGACAATCGGCACTTCATTAGTTATAGCTGCGTCATTAACTGTGGTCCACAAAACATTAATTGCTTCATCAATCATAGCTCATAAACCACGTTGACCAATATTAACTATGACCTATAAAACATATTGCATCATTATATTCCCCAGGTCTTTGCTGTACATGAGAATGTgttttcagtcaacttacctggtccACTAATAGTTAAATAAAATTATAAATTAGTCATACCTCATACAACAAACACAGAAAATTAAGCATCCATCTTTGTAGTGGTATGAGTTTGATTGTGACTGATTCCTGACCTTAATGCTAATATTTTAGTGGTGTTGATGTTGTGGTGTTGATATAAGGCTAGACGTTGTAGCGGTCAGTGTTGCAGTAATGATGTTGTCTACCTTTGCTAGTGCCGTCAGGCCCGCGGAGCACTGTGCACTCTTCAATGCTCCCAAGCTCCTCAAACATCTTCCTCACGTCGGCATCCGACTGCTGCTTCCCCAGCATGCCAACAAACAGCTTCCTGTCTTCTAAGGGGAATGTGAGGTGAGGGGCCAAAACAGGAATGAAGAGAGAGGAATATGGACAgacagtgatggagagaagagcagagagagtggTTGGTTGAGGCCAGTAATAGGTAGAGGCAAAGGGCATGAATTAGAATGGAATGATTtaatgattgagagagagagaaaggataacATGTAGGTGAAGAGAAAAAGTTATCATACAACACAAGAACATGCTCAGGAATTTGCACCTTGTTTTACTTTATAACCCCAAATGTGTTAATCAATCAGCTACATTTTTAACTGGATGTTGTTacaatatatatagtatattgACTTCTGTAAATATGGTGCTATAACCCTGCTATATATGGAAAAGGCCACCAGAGTGCAGTATCAATAAACCTGCTGCACAAAGAGCATGATCTGGCTCAGACTGGAATGCTCCTTCGTCATCCAGTTCTGTATGCTAGGTGACAATGTCTTTGAGGTCATGAAAACAGCAGTTGAAATCCTTATTATATTTACTTTCTTTAGTCTGGCACTTAAGAATAATTCTACTTGAATATGGGGGGGGTAGAATTTCTAGAAGTGTTATTTAGAGGCAGGTGGTGCTTAGCAGAAGTGACGAGTGTGTATTTTTGTAGAAGCTGGGCTGAAGCCATTTCAGGGTTTAGTCTTGAAACATTGTAAAAGGTGTTGATTGAACAGTTGCAATTCTCTTCaggtgttgtttgaacaggtgtTGCTATGGAGGggtctctcttaccccctctgcCCTCGCTGTCTGCTGGCTTCACTTGAATGGGCCGGTTCATCTGAAATAGAAAGCCCACATTACATGGTCCTCTTATCCCTAGGCACATCCATAATTATTAAGATTCTTGTTTATTtgctttacatacagtaccagtcaaaagtttggacacacctactcatttgagGGTTTTTCTAtcttttttaaaaactattttctacattgtaaaataatagtgaagacatcaaaactatgaaataacacatatggaatcatgtagtaaccaaaaaagtgttaaacaaatcaaaagttATAGTTTATATtttgagattctacaaagtagccaccctttacctt
This window contains:
- the LOC112266647 gene encoding CUGBP Elav-like family member 3 isoform X4, whose translation is MKEADAIKLFIGQIPRNLEEKDLKPIFEQFGKIYELTVIKDKYTGMHKGCAFLTYCERESALKAQNALHEQKTLPGMNRPIQVKPADSEGRGEDRKLFVGMLGKQQSDADVRKMFEELGSIEECTVLRGPDGTSKGCAFVKYQNNVEAAAAISTLHGSRTLPGASSSLVVKFADSEKERGIRRMQQVASQLGVISPMTLHLGAYNAYTQVLVQQQALVAQSAYLSPVSTITMQQLAALNPSSLMATPIASLTTSGTSTPPTMSATPVPALPPPLSYPPVPAPPNGQSVSETLYTNGVHSYQAQSPVLDPIQQAYAGMQHYTATYPAAYGMVGQPFPHQHTMLAQQHQQPQQLQQREGPEGCNIFIYHLPQEFTDSEMLQMFIPFGNVISAKVFVDRATNQSKCFGFVSFDNPSSAQTAIQAMNGFQIGMKRLKVQLKRPKDANRPY
- the LOC112266647 gene encoding CUGBP Elav-like family member 3 isoform X1 is translated as MKEADAIKLFIGQIPRNLEEKDLKPIFEQFGKIYELTVIKDKYTGMHKGCAFLTYCERESALKAQNALHEQKTLPGMNRPIQVKPADSEGRGEDRKLFVGMLGKQQSDADVRKMFEELGSIEECTVLRGPDGTSKGCAFVKYQNNVEAAAAISTLHGSRTLPGASSSLVVKFADSEKERGIRRMQQVASQLGVISPMTLHLGAYNAYTQVLVQQQALVAQSAYLSPVSTITMQQLAALNPSSLMATPIASLTTSGTSTPPTMSATPVPALPPPLSYPPVPAPPNGQSVSETLYTNGVHSYQAQSPVLDPIQQAYAGMQHYTGGTVVSPLESLKFPRGNFRFEMPSQQSLMFTYANTPTATYPAAYGMVGQPFPHQHTMLAQQHQQPQQLQQREGPEGCNIFIYHLPQEFTDSEMLQMFIPFGNVISAKVFVDRATNQSKCFGFVSFDNPSSAQTAIQAMNGFQIGMKRLKVQLKRPKDANRPY
- the LOC112266647 gene encoding CUGBP Elav-like family member 3 isoform X2 — its product is MKEADAIKLFIGQIPRNLEEKDLKPIFEQFGKIYELTVIKDKYTGMHKGCAFLTYCERESALKAQNALHEQKTLPGMNRPIQVKPADSEGRGDRKLFVGMLGKQQSDADVRKMFEELGSIEECTVLRGPDGTSKGCAFVKYQNNVEAAAAISTLHGSRTLPGASSSLVVKFADSEKERGIRRMQQVASQLGVISPMTLHLGAYNAYTQVLVQQQALVAQSAYLSPVSTITMQQLAALNPSSLMATPIASLTTSGTSTPPTMSATPVPALPPPLSYPPVPAPPNGQSVSETLYTNGVHSYQAQSPVLDPIQQAYAGMQHYTGGTVVSPLESLKFPRGNFRFEMPSQQSLMFTYANTPTATYPAAYGMVGQPFPHQHTMLAQQHQQPQQLQQREGPEGCNIFIYHLPQEFTDSEMLQMFIPFGNVISAKVFVDRATNQSKCFGFVSFDNPSSAQTAIQAMNGFQIGMKRLKVQLKRPKDANRPY
- the LOC112266647 gene encoding CUGBP Elav-like family member 3 isoform X5, producing MKEADAIKLFIGQIPRNLEEKDLKPIFEQFGKIYELTVIKDKYTGMHKGCAFLTYCERESALKAQNALHEQKTLPGMNRPIQVKPADSEGRGDRKLFVGMLGKQQSDADVRKMFEELGSIEECTVLRGPDGTSKGCAFVKYQNNVEAAAAISTLHGSRTLPGASSSLVVKFADSEKERGIRRMQQVASQLGVISPMTLHLGAYNAYTQVLVQQQALVAQSAYLSPVSTITMQQLAALNPSSLMATPIASLTTSGTSTPPTMSATPVPALPPPLSYPPVPAPPNGQSVSETLYTNGVHSYQAQSPVLDPIQQAYAGMQHYTATYPAAYGMVGQPFPHQHTMLAQQHQQPQQLQQREGPEGCNIFIYHLPQEFTDSEMLQMFIPFGNVISAKVFVDRATNQSKCFGFVSFDNPSSAQTAIQAMNGFQIGMKRLKVQLKRPKDANRPY
- the LOC112266647 gene encoding CUGBP Elav-like family member 3 isoform X3, producing the protein MKEADAIKLFIGQIPRNLEEKDLKPIFEQFGKIYELTVIKDKYTGMHKGCAFLTYCERESALKAQNALHEQKTLPGMNRPIQVKPADSEGRGEDRKLFVGMLGKQQSDADVRKMFEELGSIEECTVLRGPDGTSKGCAFVKYQNNVEAAAAISTLHGSRTLPGASSSLVVKFADSEKERGIRRMQQVASQLGVISPMTLHLGAYNAYTQLVQQQALVAQSAYLSPVSTITMQQLAALNPSSLMATPIASLTTSGTSTPPTMSATPVPALPPPLSYPPVPAPPNGQSVSETLYTNGVHSYQAQSPVLDPIQQAYAGMQHYTGGTVVSPLESLKFPRGNFRFEMPSQQSLMFTYANTPTATYPAAYGMVGQPFPHQHTMLAQQHQQPQQLQQREGPEGCNIFIYHLPQEFTDSEMLQMFIPFGNVISAKVFVDRATNQSKCFGFVSFDNPSSAQTAIQAMNGFQIGMKRLKVQLKRPKDANRPY